From one Amycolatopsis sp. FDAARGOS 1241 genomic stretch:
- a CDS encoding CBS domain-containing protein has protein sequence MTGQHPVSAVMTTDVASVPLGTPFKAVTALLEERGVGGTPVVDDRGHVAGVISRADLLEREVEHRGFGPRARRARRKAEAVFAADLMSSPAVTIRADDDVVRAAQLMESHGVHRLPVVDADGALAGIVSRADLVRVFLRPDKDIYDEVRDEVLTEEMCIDPQSLYVAVHDGIVSISGTVERYSMIGLIEALVRRVDGVVEVRSHLKAHLDDRDLRPDEPPAGGRFGRRSIHRP, from the coding sequence ATGACCGGACAGCACCCGGTGAGCGCGGTGATGACGACGGACGTGGCGAGCGTTCCGCTCGGCACACCCTTCAAGGCGGTGACCGCGCTGCTCGAAGAACGTGGGGTCGGCGGCACGCCCGTCGTGGACGATCGCGGTCACGTGGCTGGTGTCATCTCCCGCGCTGACCTGCTCGAGCGTGAAGTCGAGCACCGCGGCTTCGGTCCGCGGGCGCGGCGGGCCCGGCGCAAGGCTGAAGCGGTGTTCGCCGCCGACTTGATGAGCAGCCCGGCTGTCACCATCAGGGCGGACGATGACGTGGTGCGCGCCGCGCAACTGATGGAATCCCATGGCGTGCACCGCCTTCCGGTCGTGGACGCGGACGGCGCGCTGGCCGGGATCGTGTCGCGAGCCGACCTGGTGCGAGTCTTCCTGAGACCCGACAAGGACATCTACGACGAAGTCCGGGACGAGGTCCTCACGGAGGAGATGTGCATCGACCCGCAGTCGCTGTACGTCGCGGTGCACGACGGGATCGTGTCCATCAGCGGCACCGTCGAGCGTTACAGCATGATCGGGCTGATCGAGGCGCTCGTCCGCCGCGTCGACGGGGTGGTCGAAGTCCGCTCGCACCTGAAGGCCCACCTCGACGACCGCGACCTCCGCCCGGATGAGCCTCCCGCCGGTGGCCGGTTCGGGCGGAGGTCGATCCACCGGCCCTGA
- a CDS encoding universal stress protein: MDGNVIVVGVDGSAGSAAALRWALSEAKVSGREVVAVRAWTFDPTADLESASTRSWREIEKRYRQQLEQAVADALAGVEPVPVRAETVEGAPGPALVRRSQNAAMLVVGSHGHGRLLRLLVGSVSAYCLKDSRCPVVVVPVRTAEERGPVPEADEAGTYQPGPLL; this comes from the coding sequence ATGGACGGAAACGTCATTGTCGTCGGAGTCGACGGCTCGGCCGGCAGCGCCGCGGCACTGCGCTGGGCACTGTCCGAAGCGAAGGTGAGCGGGCGCGAGGTGGTGGCCGTGCGCGCCTGGACGTTCGATCCGACGGCCGACCTGGAATCGGCATCGACCCGGTCGTGGCGGGAGATCGAGAAGCGCTACCGGCAGCAGCTGGAGCAAGCCGTGGCCGATGCGCTCGCCGGCGTCGAACCGGTTCCCGTGCGCGCGGAGACGGTCGAGGGCGCGCCCGGCCCGGCCCTCGTGCGGAGGTCGCAGAACGCCGCGATGCTCGTGGTCGGCAGTCACGGCCACGGCCGGCTGCTGCGGCTGCTCGTCGGATCCGTCTCTGCGTATTGCCTGAAGGATTCGCGCTGCCCGGTCGTGGTCGTGCCGGTTCGCACGGCTGAGGAACGCGGCCCGGTGCCGGAAGCGGACGAGGCCGGCACGTACCAGCCCGGCCCCCTGTTGTGA